The DNA segment TCGAGAGGTGGGAGATAGTAGAGCGCCAGCATTTTGGCGGACCTGGAAATGCTGCTGACTTGCTGAATTAGATTGTTTACAATCAAAGTCTACTTTCATATCATCACTTCCACAACAGAAGAGCATGGGCTCTATCATCCATATATGCTCGCCAAACAAATGGATGTTTTGTAAGTCAACTTGCGATATGAGTTACCAACGAATAGTTTGAGCTTACGGATTCTCAGAAATACAGGCTTCGCTCATGGGAAGTATACCCCACTGAGAAGAGCCAAGTTCAAGTTCACCCTCGCAGGTGTGACCCGCACGGTCAACTACAACTGGGCACACGATAATCCTAACGACTACAAAACCGATTGGTCGCCGAATGAGAAGCAATACAAGAAAGCGCTTCGAAAAGGTGGCTATAGCGACGTTAACGTGTACATCTTGAGCCACATGCATGAAGGAGAGCTGCTCGGCATCGCTACGTATCCCAGAGCGGAGCCTATCAGATGGGCTGATGGGATCATCCTCCTTGCGAGCACGATGCCAGGAGGATCCAAGGAAGGATTTGACCAAGGTAAAACTCTTGTGCACGAGATGGGCCACTGGTTGGGTTTATATCATACCTTTGGGACGGGCTGTGGAGACGGTCCGTGTAGCTGTGATGGGCCAGGTAAGTGATCACAATTCTTTCGCCCATCTCGATATGAGGTACGGTGCTGACTCGATGGGGCGGTGAAAGGTGACTACGTCGATGACACGACAGTGGGAAACCACGTTTATCGAGGCGATTGTACTGCGGCCGTCAACAGCTGCCCAGACCATGTTGGATACGACGACATCAGTAATTACATGAATTACGGGAAAGATGTGTGCGACATGCACTTCACGGCTCTTCAGGGCCAGAGGATGCGAGTGCTTTATGGTAATTTGCGGTGGAAGAGATGGGAATGAATCATGGCAAGTTGAGCAAGAACGCACCGGCGGAATTGGCAAAAGCTTTGCAAGTGCTTTTCCTGCTGCTGGGGTGACGAGCTCATGATCGCTGTCTTGCTGAGAAAGTAGTGAGGCTGGGAGCGCCATCTTAGGTTGAGTTACGAGCAGCCAGGGGCGCAGCTTCGTGCTCATCTGCACGACGAGCCATCAATGCCACAGTGCATGTTGCACAGCTGCACAAGATGTGCCCTGTAGCTAGCCAAGCAGGGCACTACCCACTTGTCAAGATTCTTTGGATCTCCTTGAACGCCCCCACAGTCATCCCAATCTTGTCAAATCCAAGTGCATCCTTCTGACTGGCAGTCGTCACCAGTACGATGCCATTTCTTTTGTCGACTGCAAAATGCTGTCCAAACAGGCCCCACCCCATGATAACTTCACTGTTCTCGTCTGCATAGCAGCACGATCGATAAGCCAGGCTCTCGTAGAATGGATTAAAAGCTTTCGCAAAACGACCTCTCTGCCATGCATCTTGCGAGCCTTCATGCAAGACATCTTCGATCCACTCAGCTGGCACAATTTGTGCACCGTCCGCATTCTTGCCGTCGTTCAATATGAGCTGTGCTAAGCGTGCGACATCTGGTAAAGTGGCGCATAGTCCGCCAGCCGCACGAGCGAAACCTTCTGAATCTACTGTGAGGAGAGCGTCGCTTTCAGCGCCCATAGGTTGCCACAAAAGTTCTTGTAAGATCTGGGGATACGGCTTTCCAGTCGCTCGCTCGAGAACCCAACCGAGTAAATCCGTATTGGCCGAGATGTATTCGAATGAATCATCGATGATTTCTTGCGGCACAAAACCTGCCAGAAACTCTTTCAGAGTGTTGTATTTCTCGCCGCCGAGCTTGGGGTTCCAACCAGTAGCCGCGCGATATTCGTGTTGACCGTCCACGTATCTTGCGCCGACTCGCATATCGAGGCATTGCTGAATGGTTACATCTTTCCAGATTGTGTTTGAGACCTCCGGCACATATTTCGTGACTGGGTCGGAGACAGATAGCTTGCCTTGTGATTGTACGATTCCGACTAAGAGTCCCGTGATTGATTTCGTCAAGGACATGAGAATATGTTTGGATTCTTTAGTGTTTCCGTTGAAGTATTCCTCGTAAAGGACTTTGCCATGTTGAAATATCATTAAACCATCTGTACTAGTTTCCGTAAGATATGTTTTGAAATCGATTTTATCCCCGCCATGATCGAGTTTGAAGCCAGACAGGTCTAGAGAGCCTCGCTGTGGGTTCGAAGGTATCTGTGGCTTTTGTACAACGGCGGTTGATAGGATCTCATCGATGTGTGTGAAAGCCCACTGGTTATGTGGATGGCTGAGCCAGTTGTGAACATTCGCTTTTGTGGAACTCATTCTTGCTATGTCGTAACACGATGGCTCGAGGTGACAGTCTTCAAGACACAAGGAAGAGCTTCATTTTGCAGTAGAATGCGGACTGCAAGAAAGTTGAGCCGAGGTCAATTTTTGCCTGTACTGTGGTCATGGCGGGATGTTGAGCGGGCCTTGATAAAGCTGCATCTGGCTGTTTCTATGCATGTTACCAGTACCAGCTACGCCTCAGTCGATGATTAGGCACGTTGATTGCCGCTGTTGATGGAGAAGAAACGACCGCTGAGATGATGGAGTTGAGAAAGACCACGGTGGCTCTGACAAAATACACAGAGCAAAGTGCCACAATACACAGTCGCAAGTAGTGGACATTTCGATGCTGTGGATACCCATTCACCTCGTTAACATCCTCCGCAAGAGCATTCGGGAAACATGCAGGCACGAGCTGTTCCCTCTTGCTGCTATGATCCGGAAAATTACCAGTTTGAGAAAGTGCTTCCGAACCTGACATTGACCTCAAAGTGTCCAATCACGACTGCACTTTAGCTGACAAACTCCACAAGCTGACAAACTGTGCTACATCTCATAAGTCGATGGCGGCCATATATGATGCGACAAGCCCCAGCAGCGGGCCGCATGACAATTGCTTTCCCCGTTGCGTTCGACATGCCCTCGCTCAGGTCATCCCCAATCACCCGCAAAGCTTTTCGCCGGACAGATGACTACACACCGGGCACTTCGAAAGTTCAGTTGGTGACAGAAGATCTCCCATCCCCGCTGACACCGAACGCGGTCTTGATCAAGGTCCATGCCGTGTCGCTCAACTACCGCGATGCAAACATTGCCAATGGCGGCAATCCCTGGCCCGTGATCCCTCACGGAATTCTTTGCAATGATGCGGCAGGCGAAGTTGTTGCAGTTGGGCAGCGAGTCACGAAATTCCAGGTTGGTGACCGCGTAGCACCAATCATCGACACAAAGAACTTGACGGGGAGGGAAGCTGGCCGCTCATGGCTTGCCGCAGATGAAGACGGTGTCTTAGCCGATTTTATAGTCTTCGACGAAGAGGTCGTGGTCCGGCTGCCAGAGTACTTGGATTGGACCGAAGCATCGATTATCCCCTGCGCTGGGACGACAGCCTGGGCAGCACTCCAGGGCttcggcattggcagcagcgtGCTCATTCAAGGAACTGGGGGTGTCAGCATGGTTGCCCTAAAGCTGGCTAGAGCTGCGGGAATGAAAGTCATCTTGACCTCTTCTAGcgacgagaagctcaagactATCGCCGCGAGGTACAAAGAGCCTGAGTTGATGACAGTAAACTACAAAACCAATGAGAATTGGCACGAGGAGGTCCTTCGGTTTACGAATGGCGTTGGAGTGGATTTGGTCATCGAGATTGGAGGTGCCACCAGTATCGTGCCGAGCTTGAAGTGTACGAGGAGAGGGGGAACGATAAGTTCAGTGGGATACCTGAGTGGCAAGAAGGATATCCCGAATGAGATGCTGTCGTTGCTTATCGATCGGAGAGTGAACCTCAGAGGCATCAACGCGGGGTCCCGGATCGACATGGAGGAGCTTGTTGCGGCACTGGAAGCGACAAGAATTCGGTTTGACGACATCATTGATGATGTTAGGCAGTTCGAGGAGGCCGAGCAGGCGATACGATACTTGTGGGAAGGTAAGGTTGTTGGAAAGCTGGTTCTTAGCATTCATCACGAATGAATACGCAGACTATCCCACCTGTAAGATGAATATGAGTCAATTTCGCCTCACATTTGCTCTTTCCGTCGGGCTTCTCAACCGCAGAATGTTGGGTGGCTTCAATGATCACATTGGCGTGATCCTTGTGCTTCGCAACAATGTCGTACATTGTTGGGACCCCAAAGCGCATGGCTCCAGTCATCGTTAAGGAAGTAATTGACCTCGCACTTCTTGACTCGGCTCCAGTACCTCTTGGCCAGAAATcgcgcagcaggagcaagCCAATATCCAGGCCCTATCATGCGCTGGCCACGGATTGAAGTGCGTTATCCGGACTGAGGTCGTCGCTTGTCACGCGCTACGGCAGCTGTAACTTGGCTAGAGACAAGCTCAAGATAAAGCCTTGAAGACAACCACTTCCACGTGCAATGTACGACATTGTTGATAGATTCAGTTCCCGGACATTGGGGAAAGATTCGAAACCCGGGATATCCCAGGGACATGAGGATATGCGCAGCGATAACAGCCTGTTCACGGAAACTTGGGATAATATGTCCAGGTACCGCAGCCTTGTCGCCGCGCAATGAATGTTATGCTTGTGCCACGACTGGTCTAGAACGTGGTCATTGCAGTGAAGCCACGGAGAGTGAAGCGTTGCTTATCTTGATGCTCTCCTGTTCTTCTGTTCTTGTTGTTGCTCGTCCCGCAACTCTTCCGTGACGACCTCGTGTGCTTTACCGACATCCACATCGTGATCCTGCGTCCCACCTGCGTCGACCTCAGCGGCGCAGAAGGTGACCCAAAGGAGGACTGGCGGTTGATAGAGTGTGGAAGCGAGTCCAATGGAGCGGGATGTCGGACATTGCGCGCGAAAAGGTCCGGGGTGTTCGACGGGCGGCCCGCCGTACGGGAAGAACTCCCTGCCAATTTTGGCGACTCTAACTTGCTCTTTTGGCGCAGCAAATCAAACTATGATGACCGGCCTGAACTGCCAACAACAACCGCCATGTGAGCGTTGTGAAGGCCCAGCCGTGGAGCCTGGTAGGGGCAGTATGCCTGCCAAAGTATAGGTAGGCCTCATTTCTCCCCACACGCGCGCGGTGAGCTTCCACCACGCCGTCGccgcccaccaccaccgccccaTCCGTAGTCACTCGCTATTTGGCTGTCCGCTTCACTCATTTAGCGGCGGTCACCACGTTCCAGCACCATGGTCTATCTCACTGTGGCGGCGCTCTTGGCGTCTGGACTGCTGGCCTCGGTTTCGGCTGGGAATGTGCAACATCAAGCCCATGGTCACGGCCATCTTCACCGTAGAAATAATGCTGAGCAGCCGCCCAAATATAATTCTCCGGCCCAGTACCAGCCCTCAACCCCCAAGGAGGCGGCGCCCAAGTACGAAATTCCAGCAGAGTTGCAGCCAAATGCCACGACTTGCGGTTGTTCAACGTATACCACAACCTGGTATGGCGAGGCAACACTGTACAACCCACACAAGCCATCTAGCAGCTCGACCTCCGTAGAAGCAAAGCCTTCCCaaccagctccagctccagctccaaagCCATACAGCCCACCAAAGCCTGCTGCTCCAGAGGCACCGAAAACACCATCTGGTCCGTCTGACAATGCCCCTCCTAAACAGCCAGCCCCACCGGCACACAGCCCACCCCAACAACAAGACCAACCCAAGCCCGCCCCTGCTCCACAATCCAGCACCGACAAGCCTTCCAATTCCGGCGGCATTCAGCCCAATGGCAATCAATGGGCCATGACCTACACGCCTTACCGCGCAGATGGAGGCTGCAAATCCGCGGGCGAAGTCAACTCGGACATCTCCAAAATCAAGTCTAAGGGTTTCAACACAGTGCGTCTCTACGCAACCGACTGCAGCGGCCCAGAAAATGTCGGCGCAGCCTGCAAAGCCAATGGCATGTCCATCATCCTTggcatcttcatcgacaccAAAGGTCTCGGCGCCGCACACGAGCAAGCTCAGGACCTGATGGACTGGGGCAAGAATGGCAACAACTGGTCTATGGTCGTCATGGTAGTCGCAGGCAACGAAGCCATTTTCAGTGGTGCCGTCGCCGCTCAGGACATGGCCTCCTTCCTCACCGACATCAAACCTCAATTCAAATCCGCCGGGTACAATGGTCCAATAACCACGACTGAGCCTCTGAATGTGATGCAAGCCAACTCCGCTACCCTGTGCCCGGTCATTGATGTCGTAGGCGGGAACTTGCACCCCTTCTTCAACGGCCAATACTCAGCTTCCCAAGCCGGTGAACTCGTGGCACAGCAGCTCAAAGATCTGGCCGCGTGCTGCGGCGGATCAAAGGAGGCCTACAATTTG comes from the Cercospora beticola chromosome 4, complete sequence genome and includes:
- a CDS encoding uncharacterized protein (MEROPS:MER0029657), which translates into the protein MWPELFTIKVYFHIITSTTEEHGLYHPYMLAKQMDVLNTGFAHGKYTPLRRAKFKFTLAGVTRTVNYNWAHDNPNDYKTDWSPNEKQYKKALRKGGYSDVNVYILSHMHEGELLGIATYPRAEPIRWADGIILLASTMPGGSKEGFDQGKTLVHEMGHWLGLYHTFGTGCGDGPCSCDGPGDYVDDTTVGNHVYRGDCTAAVNSCPDHVGYDDISNYMNYGKDVCDMHFTALQGQRMRVLYGNLRWKRWE
- a CDS encoding uncharacterized protein (MEROPS:MER0028284), with protein sequence MSSTKANVHNWLSHPHNQWAFTHIDEILSTAVVQKPQIPSNPQRGSLDLSGFKLDHGGDKIDFKTYLTETSTDGLMIFQHGKVLYEEYFNGNTKESKHILMSLTKSITGLLVGIVQSQGKLSVSDPVTKYVPEVSNTIWKDVTIQQCLDMRVGARYVDGQHEYRAATGWNPKLGGEKYNTLKEFLAGFVPQEIIDDSFEYISANTDLLGWVLERATGKPYPQILQELLWQPMGAESDALLTVDSEGFARAAGGLCATLPDVARLAQLILNDGKNADGAQIVPAEWIEDVLHEGSQDAWQRGRFAKAFNPFYESLAYRSCCYADENSEVIMGWGLFGQHFAVDKRNGIVLVTTASQKDALGFDKIGMTVGAFKEIQRILTSG